Proteins encoded in a region of the Deinococcus depolymerans genome:
- a CDS encoding polyphosphate kinase 2 family protein, with product MNTDEYRVKAGGSVHLIDWRTDDDGGLSKDEGRTLTDELLTGLADWQERLNAEAKQSLLIVLQARDAGGKDGTVKHVMGAFNPNGVQVANFKVPTEEERAHDFLWRVHQRAPRAGMIGVFNRSHYEDVLVTRVHGLIDDATANSRLSHIRHFESLLHSGGTRILKFYLHVSRDEQKQRLQERLDDPTKHWKFNPADLTERAKWDEYTRAYEDALTTSTDAAPWYVIPADRKWFRNLLISQIVLDTLKDMHPRFPKITFDPQEIDIQ from the coding sequence ATGAACACAGACGAATACCGCGTGAAGGCGGGCGGCAGCGTCCACCTGATCGACTGGCGCACCGACGACGACGGTGGCCTCAGCAAGGACGAGGGCCGCACCCTCACCGACGAACTGCTGACCGGGCTGGCCGACTGGCAGGAGCGACTGAACGCCGAGGCGAAGCAGTCCCTCCTGATCGTCCTGCAGGCCCGCGACGCCGGAGGCAAGGACGGCACCGTCAAGCACGTCATGGGGGCCTTCAACCCGAACGGCGTGCAGGTCGCCAACTTCAAGGTCCCGACCGAGGAGGAACGCGCGCACGATTTCCTGTGGCGCGTGCATCAGCGTGCGCCCCGCGCGGGGATGATCGGCGTGTTCAACCGCAGCCACTACGAGGACGTGCTGGTCACCCGCGTTCACGGCCTGATCGACGACGCGACCGCCAACAGCCGCCTGTCGCACATCCGTCATTTCGAGAGCCTGCTGCACAGCGGCGGCACCCGCATCCTGAAGTTCTACCTGCATGTCAGCCGCGACGAGCAGAAACAGCGCCTGCAGGAACGCCTGGACGATCCCACCAAGCACTGGAAATTCAACCCCGCCGACCTGACCGAACGGGCCAAGTGGGACGAGTACACCCGCGCCTACGAGGACGCCCTGACCACCAGCACCGACGCCGCGCCCTGGTACGTCATCCCGGCCGACCGCAAGTGGTTCCGGAACCTGCTGATCAGCCAGATCGTTCTCGACACCCTCAAGGACATGCACCCGCGCTTCCCGAAGATCACCTTCGACCCCCAGGAAA